In one Gossypium hirsutum isolate 1008001.06 chromosome D09, Gossypium_hirsutum_v2.1, whole genome shotgun sequence genomic region, the following are encoded:
- the LOC121220944 gene encoding putative receptor protein kinase ZmPK1 — protein MANRYKPVNGKGSKLPLHRDGAFVLTDVDGSITWEANTRTTYVERAELLDNGNLVLKNSSGKVVWQSFDFPTDTLLPHQRFTKSKKLISILGRGNYGTGYFNFFFDTDNVLRLVYDGPDISSVYWPNVDFDAFGNGRTNFNSTRIAMLDDMGWFLSSDWLNFNGSVDSFSINKSRIE, from the coding sequence ATGGCTAACCGATACAAACCCGTCAATGGAAAGGGTTCTAAACTTCCTCTTCATCGAGATGGTGCCTTCGTACTCACTGATGTGGATGGCTCCATTACGTGGGAGGCCAACACCAGAACCACATACGTTGAAAGGGCAGAGCTTTTGGATAATGGGAATCTCGTTCTTAAGAATTCATCTGGTAAAGTTGTTTGGCAAAGCTTTGATTTCCCCACAGATACGCTTCTTCCTCACCAACGCTTTACCAAAAGTAAGAAGTTGATTTCCATACTGGGGAGAGGAAATTATGGCACTGgatatttcaactttttttttgatACTGATAATGTCTTGAGATTGGTATATGATGGGCCTGATATATCAAGCGTGTATTGGCCTAATGTTGATTTTGATGCGTTTGGAAATGGGAGAACCAACTTTAACAGTACTAGGATTGCTATGTTAGATGACATGGGATGGTTTTTATCAAGTGATTGGTTGAATTTCAATGGTTCTGTTGACTCTTTTAGCATAAACAAAAGCAGAATCGAATga
- the LOC107892500 gene encoding putative receptor protein kinase ZmPK1 — MDYDGNLRLYSLNIVSGLWTIRWEAVRQLCSVHGLCGRNGICVYTPEPKCSCPPGYEMADPSNWNKGCKPRFSRICSSKSPQQVKFVKMRYVDFYGFDSSYSPGALYLKLPLSIETSEVIVLNGTNHTCKLGETTVTIGLGSSSMLETKARRVTWVYLYSFASVIGAIEMLFFVSGWWFLFRKSGIPAMMEEGYRVLSNHFRKFSYMELKKATKNFQEELGRGACGVVFKGVLADERVVAVKKLGDAHLTEEVFWVEVSIIGKINHMNLVRMWGFCLEPKHRLLVYEYVENRSLDKHLFSGNVLGWNERFKVALGTAKGLAYLHHECLEWVIHCDVKPENILLDGEFEPKISDFGLAKLSERDRNNSEMSRIRGTKGYMAPDWALNLPITAKVDVYSYGVVILELVKGIRLSNWVTEDGDEQETELTRFIKVVKRKIQIEEMAWVEDIVDTRLNGHFTRIQAKKMIEIGISCVDENRSKRPTMDSIVQALPRM; from the exons ATGGATTACGATGGTAACCTCAGGCTTTATAGCTTGAATATCGTGTCAGGATTATGGACCATCAGATGGGAAGCAGTTAGGCAACTTTGTTCGGTGCATGGACTTTGTGGGAGGAATGGGATCTGTGTTTACACACCAGAACCTAAATGTTCATGCCCTCCTGGATATGAGATGGCCGATCCAAGTAATTGGAACAAAGGTTGCAAGCCTAGGTTCAGTCGAATCTGTTCTTCAAAGTCCCCTCAGCAGGTGAAATTCGTGAAGATGCGATATGTGGACTTTTATGGATTCGATTCCTCTTACAGTCCAG GTGCCTTGTATTTAAAGCTCCCTTTGAGTATAGAAACATCAGAAGTCATTGTTCTCAATGGCACTAATCATACATGCAAGTTAGGTGAAACCACAGTAACGATAGGCTTAGGCTCTTCTTCTATGTTAGAAACCAAAGCAAGAAGGGTGACATGGGTTTATCTATACTCATTTGCCTCTGTTATTGGTGCAATTGAAATGCTTTTCTTCGTATCAGGTTGGTGGTTTCTTTTTCGAAAAAGTGGCATTCCAGCTATGATGGAAGAAGGATATCGTGTATTATCTAATCATTTCAGGAAGTTCAGCTATATGGAGCTCAAGAAGGCAACTAAGAACTTCCAAGAAGAGCTGGGAAGAGGAGCTTGCGGGGTTGTATTTAAGGGTGTGTTGGCGGATGAAAGGGTGGTGGCGGTCAAGAAATTGGGAGATGCTCATCTAACAGAGGAAGTTTTCTGGGTAGAAGTGAGCATAATTGGAAAGATCAACCACATGAACCTTGTGAGAATGTGGGGATTTTGTTTAGAACCCAAACATAGACTTTTGGTCTATGAGTACGTAGAAAATCGGTCTTTGGACAAACATCTCTTTTCGGGTAACGTTCTTGGATGGAATGAGAGGTTTAAAGTTGCCTTAGGGACAGCTAAAGGTTTGGCCTACCTTCACCATGAGTGCTTAGAATGGGTTATTCATTGTGACGTGAAACCTGAAAACATACTCTTGGATGGTgaatttgaacccaagatttcggATTTTGGACTAGCAAAGCTGTCTGAAAGGGATCGTAATAATTCGGAAATGTCTCGAATCCGAGGAACAAAAGGGTACATGGCTCCTGATTGGGCATTAAACCTTCCGATCACTGCAAAAGTTGATGTCTATAGCTACGGGGTCGTGATTTTGGAGTTGGTGAAAGGCATTCGACTTTCCAACTGGGTGACGGAAGATGGTGACGAGCAGGAAACTGAGTTAACCAGATTCATCAAAGTAgtgaaaagaaaaattcaaattgaaGAGATGGCCTGGGTTGAGGATATTGTGGACACAAGATTGAATGGACATTTCACTAGAATCCAAGCAAAGAAAATGATAGAAATTGGAATATcttgtgtggatgaaaatagaaGCAAGAGGCCAACAATGGATTCTATAGTCCAAGCTCTACCTAGAATGTGA